The following DNA comes from Bombus terrestris chromosome 2, iyBomTerr1.2, whole genome shotgun sequence.
TGCCGCTGAACTTCCTCCATATTCCGTAATTACTGCAGAAAGTATTCCAATTAAAGTGCCCAATAAATAACATACCTGAATAACAGTAAAATATTCCCTTTACAATGATACTTCCTGCTTAATTATTCTATAGTAGCAATAGTAAGAGCATTTTAGTGTAATATACACACCTTTGTCCCgcatgatttattaatatattttaataacaaagcAGCGATAAACGAAGATACGTAGGAGACCAAGGGAACGGTAGCTAGTGCCTGTTTTCCATTAACATCGGTTTCCTCTATGTATAGTGGCAAATACACGGTGGCCAACGTAATGAAGAGTCTACTGGCTACGTACAACATAGCCACTCTTAACAAAATTGACGTACCGACCCAGGAGTTTCGATCGTTTTGCGAATTATCGAATAATCTTCTAGCTTCTTCTATATTTCCTTTGTGCAAATAGGAATTCTCTAAGAGGTTCCCTTTTAGAAATACGTGGAAGAGCGTAGTAGCCACCAGACCGATCGATGTTAAGGTAAACACGATATCCTGGAAAGGAAGATGTTCGTTAATACTTTAGTATCTCTATCAAATTATCTCCTGTACCGGCAGAttccatttatatttataattattatactacGTTGTACATATAAACATTCAGTAAAATTAAGGTCAGATATCACACGCGCGAGTAAGGACATTTTTCCACTTTTCTCGAACTTAAGAAATTGCCTATCGATAGAAACTATTCGTTCGAAAATTACACAAAGGACGGAGAAAGCTTTAAGCTCTGCCCTCTCCATTAGAAATTTTTTGCTCGAATAAGAGCGATTAAGAGCGTACAACGATAACAAGGAACATATATTTCCGTTCAATGTATTCCTGTCAACGAGATACGCGTAATTTAGACAGTTTTCGATAAGTTTAATTCCAACTACTCACTCTAAATTTATAACTATCCTGTTCAGCCAATCGCACCATCGCTTCTTCGTTCGTGGGTAGAACAATCCACGTAACGACGAACACCGCAACGGCTGCTCCAACTTGAGCGGAATACCTGTACCCCATAACGTTCACAGTCTCTATAAATAACGAGAAAAGATTGCATAGGACGACGTTAAAGTTACCTTATTGCAGTTAAATCTGCTCGTGCCAGCAGTGAATTCGTTAACGCTGGGATCATGGACAAATGCGATATCTGTACGGCCGCCCAGCCAGTTTGAAATATAGCGATGCTGAACACGTAGACGAGCATGATACTTGAGTTTGATGGTTTACCAAAACCACCAAAGATCACTGGAAACGACAGCGTGACCATCACCGAGCCGATTATGTGCCAAATCTTCTTCTTTGGGTACTGATCGACGAGTATTCCGAAGATGGGAGTCATGAAGGCATCCA
Coding sequences within:
- the LOC100642988 gene encoding major facilitator superfamily domain-containing protein 12, whose protein sequence is MENTEERFPLLERKLSTSTKIAYALGHIFNDLTAAMWFSYTLIYFQRVALLKPIVAGALLLLGQIVDAFMTPIFGILVDQYPKKKIWHIIGSVMVTLSFPVIFGGFGKPSNSSIMLVYVFSIAIFQTGWAAVQISHLSMIPALTNSLLARADLTAIRYSAQVGAAVAVFVVTWIVLPTNEEAMVRLAEQDSYKFRDIVFTLTSIGLVATTLFHVFLKGNLLENSYLHKGNIEEARRLFDNSQNDRNSWVGTSILLRVAMLYVASRLFITLATVYLPLYIEETDVNGKQALATVPLVSYVSSFIAALLLKYINKSCGTKVCYLLGTLIGILSAVITEYGGSSAAVIYTVAILIGSGSSITMVTALSVTAEIIGPRTERSAIVYSIVTFLDKVVTGLVVIFIERWRCTQPELCPNYNRDTLALVCVLSMSLGLVTLFSVSRCLT